CTGCCGTCCTTCAGGATGAATTCCAGATACTGGCCTGGGTAGTAACGGAATGGCTCGGACGATGGCATTTGCAGACGCACCACCATCACATCATCACGTACTTTTTCCAGGCCCACCACGCGCGACGGCATCTTGCGAATCTGGATATCGGTCGCCATACGAATTTCGTGGGACTCGATCAGCATGTCGCTGCTGGGCTTGGCCTGACAGAACAGGGTGTAGCCTGCCGCGCGATCCTCTTCGCTCAGCAATTGCTCGGGCGCACGGCCTGCATCGTATTCACCTTCGATGACCTTGCCACGGCAAGACGAACAGGTGCCATTACGGCAGCTATAGGGCAAGACAATGCCTGCATTCAGCGCGCCATCCAGCACAGACTGTCCGGGCTGTACGTCAAAACTGTGCCCGCTGGGCTGAACCGTGACTTTAAAACTCATATCCAACACTCAAAAAAGAAATCTATCAGGCGGAGGCTCAGCCTCCGGCGGCTATGCAAATTCAGGACTCTTCAGGCCGATGCAGCACAGGGTCGTTCAATTTGAGCGACAGGGCCTTGCCCTTGCCTGCCCGCTTGCCCAGATAATTGGCCAGCATGTCCAGATCCATCACGATGGTGGACGGACGTTTGCGGTTCACCCCGCTGACGGCCAGACCGGCCTCGCCAAAGGCCACCCACTGACTGAGCGTATCGCCCTCGTTCAGCTTGATCAGCACCGTGCCGCGCCCCCCCTTGGACAGCACTTTCAGTTCCTTGATATCCACCACCAGGAAGCGTCCCTGCTCGCTGAGCAGGCCCACGTACTGATCGTCCGGACGCAAGGCCAAAGGCTTGAGCAGCTTTTTGCCCTCCTCGACAGTGACAAACTGCTTGCCCGCTTTCTGGCGTGTGTTCATGTCACCCTGGGAGGCCACAAAACCGTAGCCGTCGCAGGCAGCCAGCAAGTAGTTCTGATCCAGAGGCGCCCCCAGAATGTGCTCGATAGGCGCACTGGGGCTGACTTCAATCATGGAGGTAATGGGCTGTCCGTCGCCACGCGCTGAAGGCAAGCTGGAGACCGGAACAGTATAGACCCGGCCATCGGTACCGATCGCCACCAGATCCGTAGTACTGCGGCACTCCAGCGCATCGCGCAAGCCATCGCCCGTCTTGAAGCTGAATTGCGAAGCGTCGTGACCGTGGCCCTGGCGTGAACGCAGCCAGCCTTTGCGCGACACAATCACGGTAACTGGCTCATCAACCACCTTGGTTTCCAGCACAGCACGCTCGGCCGCTTCAATCAAGGTACGACGGTCATCACCGTAGGTTTTAACGTCGGCTTCGATTTCACGAATCATCAGGCGTTTCAAGGCCTTGGGATCGTCCAGCAGCTTTTGCAACGACTCCTGTTCGTCCAGACGTTCCTTCAACTCTTTCTCGATCTTGAAGCCTTCCAGACGTGCCAACTGACGCAGACGCATTTCCAGAATATCGTCGGCCTGACGTTCGCTTAAATCAAAGCGCTCCATCAGGGCTGCACGCGGCTCGTCGGACTCACGAATAGTCTGAATAACCTCGTCCACATTCAGGTACACCACCATGCGCCCTTGCAGCACATGGATACGGTCGGTGACCTTGTCCAGACGGTAGCGAGTACGACGCTCCATCGTATGGCGACGAAACTCCAGCCAATTCAGCAAAACCTGGCGCAAGGAACGCTGACCGGGACGGCCATCCGTATCAATACACACCAGGTTGATGGAGACGTTGCGCTCCAGGCTGGTTTGCGCCAGCAAGGTGGTCACGAACTCGTCCCGATCAATAGCGCGAGACTTGGGTTCAAACACCAGACGCACCGCCGCCTGCTTGCCAGACTCGTCGCGCACCGCGTCAAGCATGTTCAGCATCAAGGCTTTGGTTTGTTGTTGCTCGGTACTCAGCGATTTCTTGCCGG
This genomic window from Alcaligenes faecalis contains:
- the parC gene encoding DNA topoisomerase IV subunit A, whose translation is MDSNQLDFEPAGSDDSITLATYAEQAYLDYAVSVVRGRALPDLTDGQKPVQRRILYAMDAMGLGPTAKPVKSARVVGDVLGKYHPHGDQAAYDAMVRMAQDFVLRYPLVDGQGNFGSRDGDNAAAMRYTEARLTPFSRLLLDELDEGTVDFIPNYDGSQKEPVTLPARLPIMLLNGASGIAVGMATEIPSHNLREVAQACVSLLRNPNLSDQEIHEIVPGPDFAGGGQIISAADDIAAVYAQGRGSIKARARWVFEEMARGQWQLVVTELPPGSSSQQILEEIEERTNPKVKAGKKSLSTEQQQTKALMLNMLDAVRDESGKQAAVRLVFEPKSRAIDRDEFVTTLLAQTSLERNVSINLVCIDTDGRPGQRSLRQVLLNWLEFRRHTMERRTRYRLDKVTDRIHVLQGRMVVYLNVDEVIQTIRESDEPRAALMERFDLSERQADDILEMRLRQLARLEGFKIEKELKERLDEQESLQKLLDDPKALKRLMIREIEADVKTYGDDRRTLIEAAERAVLETKVVDEPVTVIVSRKGWLRSRQGHGHDASQFSFKTGDGLRDALECRSTTDLVAIGTDGRVYTVPVSSLPSARGDGQPITSMIEVSPSAPIEHILGAPLDQNYLLAACDGYGFVASQGDMNTRQKAGKQFVTVEEGKKLLKPLALRPDDQYVGLLSEQGRFLVVDIKELKVLSKGGRGTVLIKLNEGDTLSQWVAFGEAGLAVSGVNRKRPSTIVMDLDMLANYLGKRAGKGKALSLKLNDPVLHRPEES